TTTGGGTTACTTTGGCTAGTAGCTTCCCAAGGCTGTTCAACCGTTTTTGCCGAATGGTCATGGATGATCAGTTGATACAATGTCCTCCATGGAAATGGTAACGTCAGCTATCTTAAAAATGATGATAGATAATCAATTTGTATCCAACTTTTTGAGAGAAAGCAGGTCAATAGACTGGAATCTCTAGGATTGGATGGGTTATTTAGCCACCCATATTCCCATGCTGGAGCTGAATGGCGCTGTCAAGAAAATTCTATATACCCAGAGGAAAGCGACCCTACTGGGGTGCGTGGTATGAAGAGACTGGTTCTAGGACCAGATGGACTGGAAACGGAGGAAATCTTCTTGCTTAAGGAAAAAAGCATTAAGTTTAATGCTCTGCAATCTACTGTGTAGATTGGCCGCCGGGGAGAGCTGCCACAATAGCATCGGCAACCCGAGCAACGGGAATGATTTCGATATCCAAACTGGGAAAAGACTGGCCTTTAGGAATGATGGCCCGTTTAAATCCCAACTTGAGGGCCTCTTTCAGACGTAATTCGGTTTGCGATACGGAGCGGACTTGGCCGCCCAATCCCACCTCGCCAATAACGACGGTGGTTGGGTCTACCAGGCGATCTCGGAAGCTGGCTGCGAGTGCGATCGCAACTCCCAAATCTGCAGCGGGTTCGGCCACACTCAATCCACCGGAAGAAGCCACATAGGCATCTAGCTTAGAGAGGGGAATCCCCAGCCGTTTCTCTAACACAGCCAGAATTTGCAGCAACCGATTATATTCAATGCCTGTCGTCGAACGGCGTGGTGAACTATAGCTGGTGGGACTGACCAAGGCCTGCAGTTCCACCACAATTGGACGGGTGCCTTCGCAAGCGACGATAGTGGCGGTCCCTGGCGATACCTCTTCGCGGTCCCCCAAAAATAATTCCGATGGATTCAAGACTTCGCGCAAGCCCCGATCAATCATTTCAAAAACACCAACTTCGTGAGTCGCACCAAACCGATTTTTCACTGACCGGAGTAATCGGTGATTCGCAAACCGATCCCCTTCAAAATAGAGCACGGTATCGACTAAATGTTCTAAAACCTTGGGACCTGCAATTGCCCCTTCCTTTGTGACGTGACCGACGATAAATAACGTAATGTGGTTTCGTTTTGCCAGTCGCATCAGGGCTGACGTACATTCCCTAACTTGGGCGACGGAACCGGGGGCCGAGGTTAAAGTAGAGAAAAATAGGGCTTGAATACTATCAATAATGGCGACCTGAGGTTGCAGAGAATCTAACTCTTGCAGCACCAATTCCAGGTCAGTTTCGGGTAACAGGTATAAATTGTCATTCTCTAAATTATCTTTTTGCTCAGTGGCGGTCTCTGAAATCTCTTTTTTTAAAATTAAATCTCCAATTCCCAATCTCTGGGCGCGTAATTTAACCTGTTGGCCAGATTCTTCCGCGCAAACATAGAGAACGGTTTGCCGCGAGCTTAAAAAATTGACAATTTGCAACAAAAGGGTTGATTTTCCGATTCCCGGATCACCCCCTACCAATACTAAAGAACCTGGGACAATGCCTCCCCCTAACACCCGATCGAGTTCAACGTAACCCGAACTAAATCGCTGTATTGGCTGCTCAGAAATCTGGGTTAATGTCAGGGAAGAAAGCGCTTGGGGGGCAGCATTACGTTTCTGGCGATGTCGTTGCGCCAAGCGGGTTCCGTCTGTTGCTGCAGGTGCATTGGGCACCACTTGTTCGACTAAAGAATTCCAAGTGTGACAGGAGGGACATTTACCAAAAAACTGGGGAGAAGCTGCACCACATTCTTGGCAAATGTAATGAGTTCGTGTTTTTGCCATATAATTCTTAAATAAAATTGAACTGTAAATATTCTTAAAGTCTTTAGTCTGAAAGCATTTCAGCGTTTTTTCCTGTTACTAACTTCATGCTAACTTAATAACAGAGGACAAAAATTTAACTTTTAGCAATGACTCGCAATTAAGGAGCATTAAGGAAATTGGAAAATCATAAAGAGAAAATTCTGGTGGTCGACGATGAAGCGAGTATTCGTCGCATCCTAGAAACACGCCTCTCCATGATTGGCTACGATGTGGTCACCGCTGCAGATGGGGAAGAAGCCATCGATACATTCCATCATGCCATTCCTGACTTAGTTGTCCTTGATGTAATGATGCCAAAACTGGATGGCTATGGTGTCTGCCAAGAACTCCGCAAAGAATCTGACGTGCCCATTATTATGCTGACGGCTCTGGGTGATGTCGCCGATCGGATTACCGGCTTGGAACTCGGTGCCGACGATTATGTGGTTAAACCGTTTTCACCGAAAGAATTAGAAGCTCGTATCCGCTCTGTTCTACGGCGCGTTAGTAAAAACGGCAACTCTGGCATTCCCAGCTCTGGCGTGATCAGTGTTCATACCTTACGGATCGATACTAACAAGCGCCAAGTCTACAAAGGAGATGAGCGCATCCGGTTGACAGGGATGGAATTTAGCCTGCTGGAACTATTGGTCAGCCGTTCCGGTGAGGCTTTCTCCCGGTCCGATATTTTGCAAGAAGTTTGGGGCTATACTCCTGAGCGCCATGTAGATACTCGGGTGGTCGATGTCCATATTTCTCGACTGAGAGCCAAGCTAGAAGAGGATCCCAGTAACCCTGAGCTGATTCTGACCGCTAGAGGGACAGGATATCTGTTTCAGCGCATTGTTGAGCCTGGGGAAATGCCCGGTTAAGCCTAATTCAGGACTCACGTTCAATTTCATAACCCAGCGATGCCCTATAGATTGTTCATCTATAGGCGTTTTGCTATGGGGACTCATACCCCTTCTTTAGCATCACTGACTCTACAAACTGCTTCCCACAATTCTTACAGAGATAGCATTGTTGCTGTCTGCGTTGCCCATTTTTCGAGAGTCTGTGGGATTGACAATGGGGGCATGTCATTACTTTCATTACATTTGAGCTATCCCCTACATAAGGCTCTAAATATGACATCAGCAGATTTTCTATTTGTTCAGTCAGTCGTTGGCGATGCTCCAAATCACTGGTCCGTAAAGCGGACAAGGTGACGGCATTACTGCTATGGACACAGACTTCTGCCAGCAGGTTAAGCTGGCCTTCAGGTAGGTTAGGATTCCGTTGCTGGAGAATATCCGCTAGAAAATTGATGGCTTCTTGGGTCATGCTTTCGTCAATAGACTGGAACATATCCTGGGAAGTATAAAACTGAATAAAGATGACCCGCGATACGGGATGGGCAAAGAGTTCTACCACTGCTGTGATCAGCTTGTGGATCATTTGGCGCAGGGGTAACTGCACCACTTCTGGGGTATTCAATTCATTCCAAAATAGTTTGACGCGCTCGATGTGGCGCAACTCCATGGCATTGAATATAGCGGCTTTGTTGGGGAAAAACTGATAGAGGGAGCCGACGGCAGTCCCTGCTTGGGCGGCAATTTGGTGGGTGGTAGCGGCATCGTAGCCCACCTGATCAAAGATATCTGCTGCCGCATTGAGGATTTTATCGACCCTTTCTTTGCCTCTTTGCTGTTTAGGCTGTCGACGGAAATGACTTGACGAATATGAATTATCTGTCATATTTTTAAAACACGACGAATCTTTCACAATTTTATAGCGAGCGAAGAAGATGATGCGATCGATGCTTCCCGGTGCGCCTTGGCTATTGGCGCACAAGTCTATGCTGCTTGTCAATCAGCCCCTCAAGGTGACTCTGGACGGACAGGACTATGTGCTTTGGCAGGATGGCACGGGTTCAGTACAAGCCTTGCCCAATCGCTGTCCCCACATGGGGGCGATGCTGTCGGAAGGTTGGTGTGAACTCTTGCCAGATGGAGATGATGGGCAATCAGGGATTGTCTGTCCTTTTCATGCGCTGCAGTTTGATGGCGCAGGTTGCACCGTTCTGCCGGGTACTCAACGCAAAACATTGCCCCAATTACAGCCTCCAGAGCTAATGATTCAAGGCGATTTTATCTGGTCCTATGGCGGCCATGAGCCCCAAATACCGATTCCCAGCATTATGAATGAAATTGCCCAAGCCTATGATTTTATCGGACCTACTGCTGACTACAGCGTAGAAACGGATTTACTGAGTATGCTGCTGGTGATGCATGACTACAACCATCAAAACGGCACTCACCGTGATTTGTTTCAGATCACCGACGTTCAATTCCATCAATTTGTAGACCATGGGCATCAATCCCATGCGTTTTACGACATGCCCACAGAAACCTATCACTGGACGGAAAAGTTGAGAAAGCCAGATCTGATGTTGCTACCCAAAACCATTCAGGCACATTTGGAGAACTATTTTCCGGGGCTGGTCATTTTACATACTGAAACACCCTTAGGAAAAATTGCTCAATGCCATTTCTTTGTGCCTGAGTCAGAACAGCGGACTCGTACTTATATTTTGCTGTTTGCTCAGCTCCAGCATTCACTATTCAAGGTTTTTGGTAATTCTTTTCTCAAATTCGGCCAAGTGGCAGTAGAACAAGATGTCGATATCTTAGCCAAGCTCTATGGTGATGCACCCCAAAATATCAAACTCAATAACGAAGTGGGTATGGATTGGGTTCGACGGAATTTCGACAATTTTCCCAAAGTGGTGGAGCCTCATCTATCCAAGTGAATCGGGCAGTAGGATGGTTCTATTCCTAATCTCTAGTCTTGGTCTGAGATTAGAACCTTGGTTCAGAACCACTGGTTTGAAGGGCATGATATTAAACCTTTCACACCTATATTGAGGAGAAAAATTTCCATGACATCCTCAGAGGATATTAAGGCTTGGTTACAGGAGCATACGGATCTAGATATCTTTCCTGAAAAGATTCTGGATCGGCTGGCTAGAACAGTAGAAGTACAGACGCTAGAAGCCAATCGGCGACTGATTTTAGAAGATACTTTGCCGGATGCGGTATATATTTTGCGTCAAGGCCGCCTTGAAAGCTATCACACCAGTTTGGTGGATACGGCACAGGTCTGTAGCTTGTTGCCAGGGGCTGTACTGCATCTCTTCGACATCTTGCTCGATCAGCCGACCCTTCAAACCATCAATACTTTAACGGATTGCCAGTTGTGGGTGATTTCCAAAAAAGACCTACTCAAGATCGCGGGTGAATATCAAGATGTGACGCGAATTGTGTCGCAAAAGCTGTCTAAAGACTTGGCGAATGTTTCCCAAGAGTTAGTGGCTGAACAGGAACGACAAGCTATCCTCAGACCCTATTTGGTCCCTAAGGCAAATAGAGGAATAGTCGGCTCTAGCCGCTATGCTAAGCGATTGCGAGAGCAACTCAAGGAGGCAGCACGTACTCGCGATTCAGTGATTATCTTTGGCGAACCCGGTCTAGAAAAAGATAATGCAGCCGCTCTCGTTCACTTTGGATCGAACCAAAGACGGGAGCCGATGGTGAAAATTAACTGCAATACTCTACAAATCAGCGGGGCCAGTTTGTTTGGTCGAGTGGGGGGTAAGCCTGGGCTTCTAGAAGCTGTGGGTGAGGGCACGGTTCTTTTAAATAATATTCAAGAACTGCCGCCAGCATTATGCCCACAAATACGACGGCTCTTAGAAACCCAGACTTACGTACCGGTTCAAAGAGACGGGAATGCAGTGAAGCCTCGTACCAGCAATGCTCGCTTAATCTTGACGGCTGAGAAGGTTCAGCCGGAACTGGATGGGGTGATTTCCCATCGGGTTAAGATGCCGCCGTTGCGGGTGAGTAAGGCGGATGTGGGTGCCCAAGTTGAGTACTATATCAGTCTACTTTCTAAAGAACAGGGCTTTGCTAAGCGCCAGCTGACCCCTGAAGCCTTGCGACGTCTACAAAGCTACAATTACCCGGGCAATATTGTCGAGCTGCATAGTTTGGTGGAGCGTGCGATCGCACAATCGTCTCCCAACGAAGATCTCACTGCCGAAATCTTTTGGGCGGCCCAAGATCGCCAACAGCGGTTCCGGCTTAACCTACTCAATGCCAACCCGTGGTTGCGGCGATTTCTCCGCAGTCCCTGGTGGCCCACCCGCATTAACTACGGCATCGTCTTACCCCTATTTATTTTTGTGGTGATCATTCTATTTGTGGGTCCCCAGCAACGGAGCCAGAACTTTGCCTTGAACTTATTTTGGGCCTGGTGGTGGCCGTTGATATTAATCGGTTTCCCCTTTGTGGGGCGTCTATGGTGCTCCGTCTGTCCCTTTATGATTTGTGGTGAATTGCTGCAAAAGCTGTCTCTCTGGCTGGTGCCGAGACAACTGCGGCAATGGCCCCGGCAGCAGGCTGAACAGTGGGGAGGTTGGTTCTTATTTGGTCTATTTACCCTGATCTTTCTCTGGGAAGAACTCTGGAATTTAGAAGATACGGCCTATCTGTCTAGCTGTCTGCTGCTGCTGATTACGGCAGGTGCCATCATTTGCTCACAGATTTTTGAGCGCCGATTTTGGTGTCGATATCTTTGTCCTATCGGAGGAATGAATGGCTTATTTGCCAAACTTTCTATGACTGAGCTAAGGGCTCAACAAGGCACCTGCTCTGCTGAGTGCAGTACCTATCAATGCTACAAAGGCGGACCTGAAAAAGGAGAAGGACAAGAAACAACAGGCTGCCCCCTTTACTCTCATCCCGCTCAATTGGAAGATAATAGGGACTGCGTGCTCTGTATGACTTGTTTGCAGGCCTGCCCCCACCGTTCTGTAGAGTTCAATTTGCGTCCCCCCGGTATCGAATTGTGGACAACCCACACCCCTCGAATCTATGAGGCCGCATTGCTCCTGCTGTTGTTAGGGGGGATTTTCCTGCATCGACTTCCTGAATTGCAAACCTGGATTGGGCTAGATTTGCATCTGCAGCAATTTTCAGTCCATGCTCTGGTGTCTTGTTTGGTGTTGGGGATAGCTGCTTTGATTCCCTTACTTTCCCATGCCGTCTTATGCCGTATCAGTCCTAACTTGAAACCAAGGCCCTTTATAGAATTGGTTTATGGCTATTTACCTCTAGTCCTCGGTGGTACCTTAGCCCATTATTTACGATTAGGACTGACCGAAGCAGGTCAAATTCTACCCGTCACCTGGGCCACGTTTGGCTTGGCTGGAGGAGGACTACCGGTCTGGGTAGCCCACCCAGCGGTGGTTAGTTTCCTGCAAGGTTCCACAATATTGGCTGCAATTTTTCTGACGTGGATTCTCACTCAAAAAATTGCTCGACAACCTATCTCTGTCCTTCTGCCTCAGCATATGACGAGCCTAGGATTAGGCGTCTGTTTGTGGTCTGTGATTGTGGGAATGTAATGGGTGCTGGAAGAGTACTAAAACTTTTAAATCAGTCTCTATTCAGATCTGTTTGCTGATGGAAACTAAAGAATGGGTTTGCCCCTATAAGAGAGAGGCAAACCCATTCTTTTTGGGTTAAGATCTAGCCTTTTTGATAGCCCTTAACCACAATAATGCAGAAAACAAACAGATTGTGGATGAATCGGATTACACATCATAGACCCGACAGGCATCGGACCAGTCATTGATGGCACAGTATTGATCCCAAGTGCTTGGTACAACGTCTGCTTGGTTTGGCTTGGGGAGTAATTCAGTGGTTGTGTTGGGGGTTGTTTGTTGTTTGATTTGAGTCATTGTTTTTACCTAAATTCTACTCGGGCAGTGTCGTAGATTGGAGGCCACACAATTCTCAAGTGAGTCATCAGAAAATAATTGAAATAGGGAATCTTTTTTCTGATGTAGCCCCATCTGCGATGTCTTTAATGTAGGCGATCTTCTTGAGATCATCCTGAATAGTTTCTGAGAAAACTGAGCAACTTTGAAAAGGGAAAATTGCGAAAAAACAAAAGATTTTTGGCTTGATTGCGATGAAATTAGCTTTGCTTCTGAAAGTGATTGGTGCCAGCAAATGCACCGGATAGCCACATTAAGCCAAACATTATTAGGGTGATGGCTGATGCATGGCCAAAAATTCTGAGGGTGTCGAGAAGAACCATTACATTGTCCTCTGCTGGGTTGATACGGTTTAGTATGCTGGGCCAGCTAATAGAAAGCAGTGATCGATTTCTGGGGTGGGAGTGATTGCCATCACCCATGGCATGAGGAATGGCCAGTGCCCCCGATTTAGAAGTCATTCGGAGGAAATAGACCTCGGTTTGATGGGGTAAATTATAAGGAATTGGATTTGGAGGCTTCCCGGTATAGCTCAGTCAGGGTAACGACTCGATATCCTTTTTGTTTGAGTTGGGGCAAAATCTGATTCAGCGTCTGGACGGTTCGCAGCCCCCAGGCCCCCTCAGGTCCATAGTCATGGAGAACGATAATACTGCCGGGTTGGACATTCGCCAAAATCTGTTGAGCGGCGAAATCTGAAGACGGCAGATTTGTGTCATAGGGCCATGGTGCCCCCAGGGCAATTTTGTATCCTTGCTGTTGAGCAATCTCAGCCATCTCTGGAGTGCAGCGGCCACTCCCTGGACGCATCCACTCCAGGGATGTTTTATGGTTGGCGGCAGCTAGGATATCCTGTTCTGCGGTTTGCAAAGCAGTTTGGAATTCAGGTAAGGGAAGGCTGATGCTGGGGACATCAATGGTGAGGTGATTACCTAACTCGTGGCCTTGCCTGACCATTTGGGTGATAAAGGCTTGGTTCTGAGCCGATAATCTACTGCTGATCATAAAAAAGGTTGCTTTGGCATCGTGCTGTGCCAAAACCTGCAATATTTTTCCGGTGGTATTGGTATCCCCTGCTCGTTGATCATCGGGGCCATCATCAATCGTGAGGGCGACAATCGGTTGCTCGGTGGGGAGATAGAAAATCGCACCTGGACAAATTAAGGGGGCTAGGCGATCAATTGCCCACCGGGGCTGCATCCAGAGTACTAGCAATGCTGCGATGAGTGTTCCAATGGCCAGCCCTGCGATTTGGAGTCGGTATCGGATAAAGAAGCGAAAGTTAGCCATATAAAACAATGGATTGAGGAGGGATGAATCCTGTCTTTCAGCCTAGGTTCTAGCCGAATCTACAGCAAGAATCGTGACAGGAACTCCAAAAGCTGAAAAGATAAAGATTACAGAAAGTAAACATATCATTAACAAAAGATTCATTTTATGACGATGAAACAACAATATGTGGTGTCAAGTGTCTTGTTAGGTGCTTTAGCGTTTGTTGCCCCCGCTCAAGCAGCTGGTCGGGTGGCTGGCTATCAATATGCTGTGTTTCAAGATAGTGAAGCCCCTCTCGAAGACAACGTCATTCACTACATTCCTTGCTATCCCCAAAATGATTGCAACGAGTTAGCCACCAAGCTAACCGCAGAACTTCGTCAAGCCCAGGTAAACCTGACTCGGGCACGATTGACTCTAGAAAAGCCCATCGAAGCTTGGACGCTATTCACCCAACTCGATCAGCAGTTTTTGCCTCAGATTACCGATAAGAAGGGGTATAAAACCACGACTACCCAAAAGAAAGGGGTCTTTTCTTTTTACTGTCCAACCAAAACCTGCTTGGTCTATTCCTTTGGTACGGTCCGCGATCGCTTCAATTATTGGGTCACTGTGGCTAAGAGCCGGAAGCGTTGGGACTTGGGGCCTGGCAGAGGCTTTGTTGAAGACAAACCTGAAAAGCTAGGGAATTAATCATTAGAATTATGAACTATAAATCTTTCATCCTGGCGTTGGGCTTGGTTGCGATCGCATTTCCCGCCCAGGCAGAATTACCCGAACATATTCAACAATTGCTCAATACTCGTCGCTGTATTCGCTGTGATTTATCCCGTGCTAATTTTGGCGGCATGGATCTGAGCGTTACTAACTTGCAAGGGGCGAACCTGATTTTCTCCAACTTGGAGAATGCTAACCTCAACGCCTCTAACCTGACGGGTGCCAAGCTCATTCAGGCCCGAATGTCAGATGCGAATCTGCAAACCACCAACCTCAGCGTTACGGATTTGAGTAAAGCTGATTTGCGAGGCGCTAATTTGGCGGGCGCGGATTTGCGTAGCAGCCGCATGACGTCTGCCAATCTGAAAGGGGCAAAACTGCAACAAGCCAAACTCCAAGGGGTGAACTTAGGTTCAGCTAATCTGAAAGGGGCAAAGCTGAATGGAGCTAATTTGTTCTCAGCTGATTTAAGGGGCGCTAATCTCCAAAATGCTGATCTCACAGGTGCAAATCTTAAGGAAGCTGATTTGAGTGGCGCTAATGTGAAGGGAATTAAGCTCACGGATGCAGACCTAACAGGGGCCACCCTCCCGGATGGCATTTCCCAGTAGGTCTTACTTGCAGGTTGCCAAGGCTTGAATTGAGGCGGGGATATCCATTTGACAGAATTTAGCCCCGCTTAAATCAGCATTGCTTAGGTTGGCATCTCGTAAGTTGACATCTGTCATGGCGATTTTGCCGAGATGGGCACTACTTAAGTCGGCCCCGCTGAGATTGACGCTTTCTAAAGTGGCTTTTCTCAGATCTGCATGGTTTAACTTGGCCCCATTGAGGTTGGTGTACTTCAGTTGGGCCTGCTTTAGTTTTGCCCCTTTTAAGTTGGCTTCGCTGAGATTAGCGTTGGCCAAATAGACTTGGTTGAGATTCGCACTCTTGAGGTTGCTTTTATTGAAATTAGCCTCTCTTAGGTCGCTGAAGTAGACGCGACGATTGCCTTGGGCTGTTTCTACCACAGCAACGCTAAAGTCAGCATCTTCTAAAGCGGCTTCAAACAAGTTGGCCCGGCGCAAATCGGCGCCTTTGAGCTTGGCTTTGACTAAGGTTGCCTGGGTTAAATTGGCGTCTTGCAAATTGGTGGCTTGCTTGAGGGTTGTGGTTAAGCTGGCCCGTCGTAGGGTGGCTTTGCTGAGATTGGCAGATTGCAGATTAGCGCTCTCTAGATTGGCATCGTCCAAATTAACGCCCTGTAAATTGGCCCCTTGCAGGTTTGCTCCCTGCAAGCTAGCGCCTTTTAAATTTTGATCTTGAAAATTAGCTCCCCTGAGGTCGCAACCCTCACAACTGTTCGTGGCCTTTAGCTGCTGAAGATGCTCGGGGTTGGGAGTCTGAGGGGTATTGCTGGCAGCCCCCAGAGGAAATAACGCGATAAAAGTGGTGACTGTTCCTATAGCGAGACTGCCTTTATTCAACTGTTTCATGTCATTCACCCAAATTAAAAAACGGTCTGCAATAGGTATTTATTCTCTAATCACTGTACTGTGATCAGGACAATGTTACAAAATGCTAAGGTATCGAGCCTTACCTCGGGGGTGAACCTGCAGACCTGAAAAATTGACCGTTATAGCACTCGCCAAATCAATAGCCAAAGGGTCAAAATACTGGTGGTCAACATCGCTTTTTGGGGGGCAAGGCACTTGACGCCCCAGTACAGTAACCATAATGACCAGAGGCTACCTACCAAGACGCACCAAAATAGCAGTTGGAGGAACACGTGTCCGTTCAAGATTTGGCTGTATAGGTGGAGCCAAGTTAGGTATTGGTTGAATAGGGGTTCTTCCGGTCTAAATGCTACAAATTGGGTAAAGGGAATCACGCGTCCGGTCGCTGGCCATAGCCCGGCAGCGCCCACCATGATCAATCCCACAATTGCCAGGGGCCATTGGGTCCACCCTGCAAGCTGCCAAGCCCGCCTTTGGCCGGTGAGCCATTGAATCATCCATCCGTACACTCCCCAGCTCAATAAGGGCCAACCCATTAAGCCAATGAGTAGGAGGATTACCCAAAACGGGGGGCTTCCAGTTTCGGCCCTGAAAGACTGTATTAACTCGGTAGAAATAATGGGGGATAAGTTCCGGGTCCAGAGCCCATAGGCGATGTACCGGAGCCAGCCTGCACTTAAGACAATGCCTAAGGGCACCCAATGTTGAAGCGGTTGATCAAATAGTTGCCGAAAAAAGCGGTGGGGTTGAACAATCAGTGTCCACAGGTTCATCGTTCCATTCTAAAACCTTGGTTTGTATTCACACCTATTAATTGTATTTTTAGGTGTTAAGTCTGGTTTATTTTAGGTGTAATATTTCTATGTGAATTCTGACAATATCCGTTCAAGTCCTTTGAGTCGAACGGGTTTTGCAATGTAGTCGTCCATGCCTGAGGCTAAATACGACTCGCGATCGCCCTGCATCGTATTGGCTGTCATAGCAACAATGCGTGGCCGAGTTGTGTTATCCCACTCTTCACAAATACTCTGGGCTGTGGTGATGCCGTCCATCTCCGGCATTTGGACATCCATCAGCACCACATCATAGGTTTGTTTACGCAATGCTGCTAGCACCTCCAATCCATTGGTGACCAGATCTGCTTGATAGCCCAAGCGATCGAGTAACTTAAGAATGACTTTTTGATTGACAACGTTATCTTCCGCCACCAAAATTCTGACCGGAGAAGTGGTCGGTGGTTGGAGTGGCTTGGATGTTGAGGGCTGGACAATATCGGACAGATGAGTGGAGAGAGATTTGATTAGGGCCTGGTAGAGCCTAAATTGCTTAACGGGT
The Acaryochloris marina S15 genome window above contains:
- a CDS encoding pentapeptide repeat-containing protein, yielding MKQLNKGSLAIGTVTTFIALFPLGAASNTPQTPNPEHLQQLKATNSCEGCDLRGANFQDQNLKGASLQGANLQGANLQGVNLDDANLESANLQSANLSKATLRRASLTTTLKQATNLQDANLTQATLVKAKLKGADLRRANLFEAALEDADFSVAVVETAQGNRRVYFSDLREANFNKSNLKSANLNQVYLANANLSEANLKGAKLKQAQLKYTNLNGAKLNHADLRKATLESVNLSGADLSSAHLGKIAMTDVNLRDANLSNADLSGAKFCQMDIPASIQALATCK
- a CDS encoding TetR/AcrR family transcriptional regulator, whose product is MTDNSYSSSHFRRQPKQQRGKERVDKILNAAADIFDQVGYDAATTHQIAAQAGTAVGSLYQFFPNKAAIFNAMELRHIERVKLFWNELNTPEVVQLPLRQMIHKLITAVVELFAHPVSRVIFIQFYTSQDMFQSIDESMTQEAINFLADILQQRNPNLPEGQLNLLAEVCVHSSNAVTLSALRTSDLEHRQRLTEQIENLLMSYLEPYVGDSSNVMKVMTCPHCQSHRLSKNGQRRQQQCYLCKNCGKQFVESVMLKKGYESP
- a CDS encoding polysaccharide deacetylase family protein, giving the protein MANFRFFIRYRLQIAGLAIGTLIAALLVLWMQPRWAIDRLAPLICPGAIFYLPTEQPIVALTIDDGPDDQRAGDTNTTGKILQVLAQHDAKATFFMISSRLSAQNQAFITQMVRQGHELGNHLTIDVPSISLPLPEFQTALQTAEQDILAAANHKTSLEWMRPGSGRCTPEMAEIAQQQGYKIALGAPWPYDTNLPSSDFAAQQILANVQPGSIIVLHDYGPEGAWGLRTVQTLNQILPQLKQKGYRVVTLTELYREASKSNSL
- the rpaB gene encoding response regulator transcription factor RpaB produces the protein MENHKEKILVVDDEASIRRILETRLSMIGYDVVTAADGEEAIDTFHHAIPDLVVLDVMMPKLDGYGVCQELRKESDVPIIMLTALGDVADRITGLELGADDYVVKPFSPKELEARIRSVLRRVSKNGNSGIPSSGVISVHTLRIDTNKRQVYKGDERIRLTGMEFSLLELLVSRSGEAFSRSDILQEVWGYTPERHVDTRVVDVHISRLRAKLEEDPSNPELILTARGTGYLFQRIVEPGEMPG
- a CDS encoding sigma 54-interacting transcriptional regulator, with the protein product MTSSEDIKAWLQEHTDLDIFPEKILDRLARTVEVQTLEANRRLILEDTLPDAVYILRQGRLESYHTSLVDTAQVCSLLPGAVLHLFDILLDQPTLQTINTLTDCQLWVISKKDLLKIAGEYQDVTRIVSQKLSKDLANVSQELVAEQERQAILRPYLVPKANRGIVGSSRYAKRLREQLKEAARTRDSVIIFGEPGLEKDNAAALVHFGSNQRREPMVKINCNTLQISGASLFGRVGGKPGLLEAVGEGTVLLNNIQELPPALCPQIRRLLETQTYVPVQRDGNAVKPRTSNARLILTAEKVQPELDGVISHRVKMPPLRVSKADVGAQVEYYISLLSKEQGFAKRQLTPEALRRLQSYNYPGNIVELHSLVERAIAQSSPNEDLTAEIFWAAQDRQQRFRLNLLNANPWLRRFLRSPWWPTRINYGIVLPLFIFVVIILFVGPQQRSQNFALNLFWAWWWPLILIGFPFVGRLWCSVCPFMICGELLQKLSLWLVPRQLRQWPRQQAEQWGGWFLFGLFTLIFLWEELWNLEDTAYLSSCLLLLITAGAIICSQIFERRFWCRYLCPIGGMNGLFAKLSMTELRAQQGTCSAECSTYQCYKGGPEKGEGQETTGCPLYSHPAQLEDNRDCVLCMTCLQACPHRSVEFNLRPPGIELWTTHTPRIYEAALLLLLLGGIFLHRLPELQTWIGLDLHLQQFSVHALVSCLVLGIAALIPLLSHAVLCRISPNLKPRPFIELVYGYLPLVLGGTLAHYLRLGLTEAGQILPVTWATFGLAGGGLPVWVAHPAVVSFLQGSTILAAIFLTWILTQKIARQPISVLLPQHMTSLGLGVCLWSVIVGM
- a CDS encoding pentapeptide repeat-containing protein, producing MNYKSFILALGLVAIAFPAQAELPEHIQQLLNTRRCIRCDLSRANFGGMDLSVTNLQGANLIFSNLENANLNASNLTGAKLIQARMSDANLQTTNLSVTDLSKADLRGANLAGADLRSSRMTSANLKGAKLQQAKLQGVNLGSANLKGAKLNGANLFSADLRGANLQNADLTGANLKEADLSGANVKGIKLTDADLTGATLPDGISQ
- a CDS encoding Rieske 2Fe-2S domain-containing protein, which produces MRSMLPGAPWLLAHKSMLLVNQPLKVTLDGQDYVLWQDGTGSVQALPNRCPHMGAMLSEGWCELLPDGDDGQSGIVCPFHALQFDGAGCTVLPGTQRKTLPQLQPPELMIQGDFIWSYGGHEPQIPIPSIMNEIAQAYDFIGPTADYSVETDLLSMLLVMHDYNHQNGTHRDLFQITDVQFHQFVDHGHQSHAFYDMPTETYHWTEKLRKPDLMLLPKTIQAHLENYFPGLVILHTETPLGKIAQCHFFVPESEQRTRTYILLFAQLQHSLFKVFGNSFLKFGQVAVEQDVDILAKLYGDAPQNIKLNNEVGMDWVRRNFDNFPKVVEPHLSK
- the radA gene encoding DNA repair protein RadA, with the protein product MAKTRTHYICQECGAASPQFFGKCPSCHTWNSLVEQVVPNAPAATDGTRLAQRHRQKRNAAPQALSSLTLTQISEQPIQRFSSGYVELDRVLGGGIVPGSLVLVGGDPGIGKSTLLLQIVNFLSSRQTVLYVCAEESGQQVKLRAQRLGIGDLILKKEISETATEQKDNLENDNLYLLPETDLELVLQELDSLQPQVAIIDSIQALFFSTLTSAPGSVAQVRECTSALMRLAKRNHITLFIVGHVTKEGAIAGPKVLEHLVDTVLYFEGDRFANHRLLRSVKNRFGATHEVGVFEMIDRGLREVLNPSELFLGDREEVSPGTATIVACEGTRPIVVELQALVSPTSYSSPRRSTTGIEYNRLLQILAVLEKRLGIPLSKLDAYVASSGGLSVAEPAADLGVAIALAASFRDRLVDPTTVVIGEVGLGGQVRSVSQTELRLKEALKLGFKRAIIPKGQSFPSLDIEIIPVARVADAIVAALPGGQSTQ